From a region of the Halolamina sp. CBA1230 genome:
- a CDS encoding amidohydrolase produces the protein MTEAADTVFRDGEIHTLTTPDETYEAVAVRDGEIVRLGSTYDVEFLVGTDTDTIDLDGRVLLPGFIDAHTHLTTVGKYLVHADLSVAEDLDEAVSLLRERATETDGPDDSAWIRGYGYDESTWPEDRYLDREDLDAVSEERPVVAFREDMHVASVNSVVIDRYEAEMAAENVHHEGAEPTGVLVEDAVNVVTEAVAPDAEETGRLVAAAQARANELGVTGVHDMVRGSYAPEVYRDMDLAEELSLRVRINYWSDHLDALIETGLRTNHGSGMVRVGAIKSFTDGSFGGRTAKLSEPYHDDTDEYGSWVVDPEELNEIVQKADEAGFQVTAHAIGDEAIDAVLDAFEQTDDPDGMRHRVEHVELASEEAIERFGEMGVVASVQPNFLKWAKEGGLYESRLGARRTETNRYALLDGAGAPLAFGSDCMPMDPLLGVHHAVNTDVDTQRLAVTEALRAYTLGAAYAGFDEGRLGTVETGKLADFTVLDRSPWEYEAEIRDIDVAMTVVDGDVAYDDR, from the coding sequence ATGACCGAGGCCGCCGACACCGTCTTCCGCGACGGCGAGATCCACACGCTGACTACCCCCGACGAGACGTACGAGGCCGTCGCGGTCCGGGACGGCGAGATCGTCCGACTGGGCTCGACCTACGACGTGGAGTTCCTCGTCGGCACCGACACCGACACCATCGACCTCGACGGTCGCGTTCTCCTGCCGGGGTTCATCGACGCCCACACCCACCTCACCACCGTCGGGAAGTACCTCGTCCACGCGGACCTCTCGGTGGCCGAGGACTTGGACGAGGCAGTCTCACTGCTCCGCGAACGCGCCACGGAGACCGACGGCCCGGACGACTCGGCGTGGATCCGCGGCTACGGCTACGACGAGAGCACGTGGCCCGAGGACCGCTACCTCGATCGTGAGGACCTCGACGCCGTCAGCGAGGAGCGTCCGGTCGTCGCGTTCCGCGAGGACATGCACGTCGCCTCCGTCAACAGCGTCGTGATCGACCGCTACGAGGCGGAGATGGCCGCGGAGAACGTCCACCACGAAGGAGCGGAGCCCACGGGCGTGCTCGTCGAGGACGCGGTGAACGTCGTCACCGAGGCGGTCGCGCCCGACGCCGAGGAGACGGGTCGACTCGTCGCGGCCGCGCAGGCTCGCGCGAACGAACTCGGCGTCACCGGCGTCCACGACATGGTCCGGGGCTCCTACGCGCCCGAGGTGTACCGCGACATGGATCTCGCCGAGGAGCTCTCGCTACGGGTCCGGATCAACTACTGGTCGGACCACCTCGACGCCCTCATCGAGACCGGCCTGCGGACGAACCACGGCTCCGGGATGGTCCGCGTCGGCGCGATCAAATCCTTCACCGACGGCAGCTTCGGCGGTCGCACCGCGAAGCTCTCCGAACCCTACCACGACGACACCGACGAGTACGGCTCGTGGGTCGTCGATCCCGAGGAACTGAACGAGATCGTCCAGAAGGCCGACGAGGCGGGGTTTCAGGTCACAGCCCACGCGATCGGCGACGAGGCCATCGATGCAGTGCTGGACGCGTTCGAGCAGACCGACGATCCGGACGGGATGCGCCACCGCGTCGAGCACGTCGAACTCGCCTCCGAGGAGGCGATCGAACGCTTCGGCGAGATGGGCGTCGTCGCCTCCGTTCAGCCGAACTTCCTCAAGTGGGCGAAAGAGGGCGGGCTGTACGAGTCCCGGCTGGGCGCGCGCCGGACCGAAACGAATCGCTACGCGCTGCTGGACGGCGCGGGCGCGCCGCTCGCCTTCGGCTCGGACTGCATGCCCATGGATCCGCTGCTCGGCGTCCACCACGCGGTCAACACCGATGTCGACACCCAGCGACTCGCCGTGACGGAGGCGCTGCGGGCGTACACGCTCGGCGCGGCGTACGCGGGGTTCGACGAGGGGCGGCTGGGCACCGTCGAGACCGGAAAGCTCGCGGACTTCACCGTGCTCGATCGGTCGCCGTGGGAGTACGAGGCGGAGATCCGTGACATCGACGTGGCGATGACGGTCGTCGACGGCGACGTGGCCTACGACGACCGGTAG
- a CDS encoding DUF5817 domain-containing protein: protein MYAVVGCTECGTYWLLTDPRESDSATCPKCGRRHQTKKLNRFYETDDREAAREARAALLAKKHGDSAAFDDVAHVSELEERVEESGLSERDYLEQSGIDPDEVQDVGDTTQEPSRSRDEKVRDAVREGGTEAEIIERAVEDGVPRGAAEKLLEKLRRQGEVIQSGGELRLV from the coding sequence ATGTATGCGGTCGTCGGCTGCACCGAGTGTGGCACCTACTGGCTGCTCACGGACCCTCGCGAGAGCGACTCCGCGACCTGCCCCAAATGTGGCCGCCGCCACCAGACGAAGAAGCTCAACCGCTTCTACGAGACCGACGACCGCGAGGCCGCCCGGGAAGCCCGCGCAGCACTCCTCGCGAAGAAACACGGCGATAGCGCCGCGTTCGACGACGTGGCCCACGTCTCCGAACTCGAAGAGCGCGTCGAGGAGAGCGGCCTGTCCGAGCGCGACTACCTCGAACAGTCCGGCATCGACCCCGACGAAGTGCAGGACGTGGGCGACACCACCCAGGAACCCTCGCGGAGTCGGGACGAGAAGGTCCGCGACGCGGTTCGAGAGGGTGGCACCGAGGCGGAGATCATCGAGCGGGCCGTCGAGGACGGCGTTCCGCGGGGGGCGGCGGAGAAACTGCTGGAGAAGCTCCGTCGGCAGGGGGAAGTGATCCAGTCCGGCGGGGAGTTGCGGTTGGTGTAG
- a CDS encoding cupin domain-containing protein — MDIYTPNDDDFVEAVDDVHLTIGASGDETSVQHFRIEPGAEVPSHSHHHEQAGLITQGELTFVLENGEEMVVGAGESYTLLGDEVHAAENRGDETVVGIDVFAPPRTDPDWAE, encoded by the coding sequence ATGGACATCTACACACCGAACGACGACGATTTCGTCGAAGCCGTCGACGACGTCCACCTCACGATCGGCGCCAGCGGCGACGAAACGAGCGTCCAACATTTCCGCATCGAACCCGGCGCCGAGGTCCCCTCCCACAGCCACCACCACGAACAGGCCGGCCTGATCACGCAGGGCGAACTCACGTTCGTGCTCGAAAACGGCGAGGAGATGGTCGTCGGCGCTGGCGAGTCCTACACCCTGCTCGGCGACGAGGTCCACGCCGCGGAGAACCGGGGCGACGAGACCGTCGTCGGGATCGACGTGTTCGCCCCGCCGCGGACCGACCCCGACTGGGCGGAGTAG
- the hmgA gene encoding hydroxymethylglutaryl-CoA reductase (NADPH): protein MTDRVDADAAESLAARVESGDLRLYELEDHADADTAAAARRLVVENHSDAELETTGEYSFPADEAAGSNIENMIGAAQIPMGVAGPVTIDGGAFEGETYLPLATTEGALLASVNRGLSVIDDAGGATARVTKQGMTRAPVFRTSGIAESQALAEWVRENTDTLREAAESTTSHGKLLDVTPYVVGDNVFLRFRYDTADAMGMNMATIATGEACDVIEAETDASLVALSGNLCTDKKPAAINAVEGRGRSVTAEVLLPREFVEETLKTTPEAVAEVNTRKNLIGSAKAGSLGFNAQVANVVAAIYLATGQDAAQVVEGSNGIVSVEAREDGLYAAVSLASIEVGTVGGGTKLPTQSEGLDVLGIRGGGDPAGSNADALAECVATGALAGELSLLSALASRNLSSAHAELGR, encoded by the coding sequence ATGACCGACCGCGTCGACGCCGACGCCGCCGAATCGCTCGCCGCGCGGGTCGAGAGCGGCGACCTGCGGCTGTACGAACTCGAGGACCACGCCGACGCCGACACCGCCGCCGCAGCCCGGCGGCTGGTCGTCGAGAACCACTCCGACGCCGAACTGGAGACGACCGGCGAGTACAGCTTCCCGGCCGACGAGGCGGCGGGCAGCAACATCGAGAACATGATCGGCGCCGCCCAGATCCCGATGGGCGTCGCCGGCCCCGTTACCATCGACGGCGGCGCGTTCGAGGGCGAGACGTACCTCCCGCTGGCGACCACCGAGGGCGCGCTGCTGGCCTCCGTCAATCGCGGGCTGTCGGTCATCGACGACGCCGGCGGCGCGACGGCCCGCGTGACGAAGCAGGGGATGACCCGCGCGCCCGTGTTCCGGACGAGCGGGATCGCCGAGTCACAGGCGCTCGCGGAGTGGGTCCGGGAGAACACCGACACGCTCCGGGAGGCCGCGGAGTCGACCACGAGCCACGGGAAACTGCTCGACGTGACGCCGTACGTCGTCGGCGACAACGTGTTCCTGCGGTTCCGCTACGACACCGCCGACGCGATGGGGATGAACATGGCCACCATCGCGACCGGCGAGGCCTGCGACGTGATCGAGGCCGAGACCGACGCCTCCCTGGTCGCGCTCTCGGGGAACCTCTGTACGGACAAGAAGCCCGCCGCGATCAACGCCGTCGAGGGGCGCGGGCGCAGCGTCACCGCGGAGGTGCTGCTCCCCCGAGAGTTCGTTGAGGAGACGCTGAAGACGACGCCCGAGGCGGTCGCGGAGGTGAACACACGCAAGAACCTGATCGGCAGCGCGAAGGCGGGCAGTCTGGGGTTCAACGCGCAAGTCGCGAACGTCGTCGCCGCGATCTATCTCGCGACCGGGCAGGACGCCGCCCAGGTCGTCGAGGGGAGCAACGGGATCGTCTCCGTCGAGGCGCGGGAGGACGGGCTGTACGCCGCGGTCTCGCTCGCGTCGATCGAAGTGGGGACGGTCGGCGGCGGGACGAAGCTCCCGACGCAGTCCGAGGGGCTGGACGTGCTGGGGATCCGCGGCGGTGGGGATCCGGCGGGCTCGAACGCCGACGCGCTCGCGGAGTGTGTCGCGACGGGGGCGCTCGCGGGTGAGTTGTCGCTGCTGTCGGCGCTGGCGTCGCGCAATCTGTCGAGTGCGCACGCCGAGTTGGGTCGGTAG
- a CDS encoding NAD(P)-dependent oxidoreductase: MRVLVTGSEGRVASGIKQQLDTAESDHEFVYLDREDAPDVDHVADISSYEAIRPAFDGVDAVVNLAANPSVSASWESVERSNLVGTRNVLEAAADAEVERVLFASSIHAAGMWEEEGKPDVYELDDDTTVTVDDDERPDSYYGVSKAYGEDLGRYYVEQREYPKRFYAARIASVRTGPYDNPYGDAERGVERGDWERGSEAYTEQVKRLKGTWLSLRDWAQLVDLCLTDEETEFGIFFATSDNPRSWFDLEHTKELLGYEPRDSASDWQSPPSELLE; this comes from the coding sequence ATGCGCGTGCTGGTCACTGGCTCGGAGGGTCGCGTCGCCTCGGGAATCAAGCAGCAGTTGGACACGGCAGAGTCGGATCACGAGTTCGTCTACCTCGACCGCGAGGACGCCCCGGACGTGGACCACGTCGCCGACATCTCGTCGTACGAGGCGATCCGCCCGGCGTTCGACGGCGTGGACGCGGTGGTCAACCTCGCCGCCAACCCCTCGGTCTCGGCGTCGTGGGAGTCCGTCGAGCGGAGCAACCTCGTCGGGACCCGGAACGTGCTCGAAGCCGCCGCGGACGCCGAGGTGGAGCGCGTGCTGTTCGCCTCCTCGATCCACGCCGCCGGGATGTGGGAGGAGGAGGGCAAGCCCGACGTGTACGAACTCGACGACGACACGACCGTCACCGTCGACGACGACGAGCGGCCGGACTCCTACTACGGTGTCTCGAAGGCGTACGGCGAGGATCTGGGTCGGTACTACGTGGAACAGCGTGAGTACCCGAAGCGCTTCTACGCCGCCCGGATCGCGAGCGTTCGGACGGGCCCCTACGACAACCCCTACGGCGACGCGGAGCGGGGTGTCGAGCGTGGGGATTGGGAGCGCGGGAGCGAGGCGTACACGGAGCAGGTCAAGCGGCTGAAGGGAACGTGGCTCTCGCTGCGTGACTGGGCGCAGTTGGTGGATCTCTGTTTGACCGACGAGGAGACCGAGTTCGGGATCTTCTTCGCGACGAGCGACAACCCCCGGAGCTGGTTCGATCTGGAGCACACGAAGGAGCTTCTGGGGTACGAGCCGCGGGATTCGGCGAGTGACTGGCAGTCGCCGCCGTCTGAGTTGTTGGAGTGA